The Aminithiophilus ramosus genome contains a region encoding:
- the ispH gene encoding 4-hydroxy-3-methylbut-2-enyl diphosphate reductase, which yields MKLLPADPTGLCFGVRRAIEALEAALAEHGTVYALGSPIHNPQEVARLAGEGLIVVEKAEEVPEGGVAFVRAHGVGPGIVEELRRRSARVVDGTCPFVRRAQERASLLESEGYRVFLVGDRDHPEVQGITARLGGDVRVVGSAEEIGDLSGSGLRAGVLSQTTQRAEVFSDVVAALSLKVSELKVFNTICNATAERQNSVRQLARQVDGIIVIGGKNSANTRKLVEISRSQGAPTLWIEKSEELDWRWLEGKLQIGVAAGASTPDWLIQKLITTLAIPQVAKGEGN from the coding sequence GTGAAGCTTCTTCCTGCTGATCCGACGGGGCTCTGTTTTGGTGTTCGCCGCGCTATTGAAGCTCTGGAAGCCGCCTTGGCCGAGCACGGCACGGTCTACGCCCTGGGAAGCCCCATCCACAACCCCCAGGAGGTGGCCCGCCTGGCGGGAGAGGGGCTTATCGTCGTCGAAAAGGCGGAGGAAGTTCCCGAGGGCGGCGTCGCCTTCGTGCGGGCCCACGGCGTGGGCCCCGGCATCGTCGAGGAGCTCCGCCGCCGGTCGGCCCGCGTCGTCGACGGCACATGCCCTTTCGTCCGCCGGGCCCAGGAACGTGCCAGTCTTCTCGAATCGGAGGGCTATAGGGTCTTCCTCGTCGGCGACCGGGATCATCCCGAGGTTCAGGGCATCACGGCCAGGCTCGGCGGCGATGTCCGCGTCGTCGGTTCGGCCGAGGAGATCGGCGACCTTTCCGGATCGGGGCTTCGTGCGGGGGTCCTCTCGCAGACGACGCAGAGGGCGGAGGTCTTCTCCGATGTCGTCGCCGCGTTGAGCCTCAAGGTCTCGGAGTTGAAGGTCTTCAACACGATCTGCAATGCCACGGCGGAAAGGCAGAATTCCGTCAGGCAGCTTGCGCGGCAAGTTGATGGTATTATTGTCATCGGCGGGAAGAACAGCGCCAACACGCGCAAACTCGTCGAGATTTCGCGATCCCAGGGTGCGCCTACCCTCTGGATAGAAAAATCCGAAGAATTGGACTGGAGGTGGTTGGAGGGAAAGCTCCAAATCGGAGTAGCCGCAGGTGCCAGCACACCTGATTGGCTCATACAGAAACTGATAACAACGCTTGCCATTCCGCAGGTCGCCAAGGGGGAAGGAAATTAA
- the miaA gene encoding tRNA (adenosine(37)-N6)-dimethylallyltransferase MiaA — MEEKARVLCLIGPTAVGKTSFSLALARSLGAEVISVDSRQVYRYMDIGTDKADKATRRAIIHHLIDVVDPDEIFTAADFRRLAEEAVRRLRRRGRTPLFVGGTMFYYRALFGSLLSDDLPSDEALRTRLEEEARLKGKKSLYDRLTLADPQRAAELHPNDLRRVLRALELLELTGRAPSTLFRERSRLKSPFDPLYIGLTCPREELVRRIDLRVREQFRAGYVDEVRWLLERGFDERFPSMQGFGYREIAAHLRGTISLDEAIEGDIRSTKAFARRQMTWFRKFEPALWYDRSRVDQERLLEEVIGICRRHLDVGSSS, encoded by the coding sequence ATGGAAGAAAAGGCCCGCGTCCTATGTCTTATCGGTCCGACGGCTGTGGGGAAGACATCCTTCAGCCTCGCCCTGGCCCGCAGTCTCGGCGCCGAGGTGATTTCCGTCGACTCCCGTCAGGTCTACCGCTACATGGATATCGGCACGGACAAAGCGGACAAGGCGACGCGGCGGGCGATCATCCATCACCTGATCGACGTCGTCGACCCCGACGAAATCTTTACGGCCGCCGATTTCCGCCGCCTGGCGGAGGAGGCCGTAAGGCGCCTTCGTCGTAGAGGCCGCACCCCTCTTTTCGTGGGAGGGACGATGTTCTATTACCGGGCCCTTTTCGGCTCCCTCCTTTCCGACGATCTCCCCTCCGATGAGGCCCTTCGGACAAGGCTGGAGGAGGAGGCACGGCTGAAGGGGAAAAAGAGCCTCTATGATCGCCTGACCCTTGCCGATCCTCAAAGGGCCGCCGAACTTCATCCCAACGATCTGCGTCGGGTTCTGCGCGCCCTCGAACTGCTGGAACTGACGGGACGGGCCCCGTCAACCCTCTTTCGGGAGCGTTCCCGCCTGAAATCGCCTTTCGATCCTCTCTACATCGGCCTGACCTGCCCCCGAGAGGAACTGGTCCGCAGGATCGATCTCCGCGTCCGGGAACAGTTTCGGGCGGGTTATGTCGATGAAGTCCGATGGCTTCTCGAAAGGGGCTTCGACGAGCGTTTCCCCTCGATGCAGGGTTTCGGCTATCGGGAAATCGCCGCTCACCTGCGGGGCACGATATCCCTCGACGAAGCCATCGAAGGCGATATACGTTCCACAAAGGCCTTTGCCCGTCGGCAGATGACCTGGTTCCGCAAGTTTGAACCGGCTCTGTGGTATGATAGATCGCGTGTCGACCAGGAGAGATTACTTGAGGAAGTCATCGGAATCTGCCGCCGTCACCTCGACGTGGGGTCTTCGTCGTGA
- the mutL gene encoding DNA mismatch repair endonuclease MutL, with translation MRIERLPHDVAMRIAAGEVVERPVSVVKELLENALDADSRRISIFLSQGGKSSLVVEDDGRGIAFDDLPLALERHATSKLSSLEDMEAIATLGFRGEALPSLAAVSRFEIRSRSVDDARGGVLRVEGGQPLLHAPLDLPRGTRVQVDDLFFNLPARRKFLKSASAELRRILSLVQAYALAYADRAFLVQSEGRTVFLSPGDGDVAALLRSLWGDDPPLRHLDVSVESFHALGWWQPAPGRGKSDVTAFVNRRRVQEGLFRAALASPGGDISGQWLVFLETPLDEVDVNIHPAKTEVRFRKSGPVFEVLRRLAMAFLERPQSFSLDRKGPPGAQERGGESLFSRVAQPRLLPFLATAPTPASSTGCDALSTPSSPTPPRESFGESPVPSAGEEDVAPTGERRYLGQLQSGYLLFEVDGDLFLVDPHASHERIHFERFSERGLGAGEIQPLTMTLPLAPTLAQRVEPFLEALETLGFRFERGEGGLALAALPALPDLAGLGPEELLRGTVASLEEPREEERFWSVWRRWATLACKASVKLTTVLEPLEAEALWDDLFRCRRPWACPHGRPTTLTLSARQMGRHFGRE, from the coding sequence ATGAGAATCGAGAGGCTTCCTCACGATGTGGCCATGAGGATCGCCGCCGGAGAGGTCGTCGAACGACCCGTCTCCGTCGTCAAGGAACTTCTCGAAAACGCGCTGGACGCCGATTCCCGGCGGATTTCGATTTTTCTCTCTCAGGGGGGGAAGAGCTCCCTCGTCGTCGAGGACGACGGCAGGGGGATCGCCTTCGACGATCTTCCCCTGGCGTTGGAGCGCCATGCCACAAGCAAGCTCTCCTCTCTCGAGGACATGGAGGCCATCGCCACTCTGGGCTTTCGGGGCGAGGCCCTGCCCAGCCTGGCTGCCGTGAGCCGCTTCGAGATCCGCAGTCGTTCCGTCGATGACGCAAGGGGAGGGGTTCTCCGGGTCGAAGGGGGCCAGCCTCTCCTTCACGCCCCTTTGGACCTGCCTCGGGGAACGCGCGTCCAGGTCGACGATCTTTTCTTCAACTTGCCGGCGCGGCGTAAGTTCCTCAAAAGCGCCTCCGCCGAATTGCGGCGGATTCTCTCCCTCGTCCAGGCCTATGCGCTGGCCTATGCCGATAGGGCCTTCCTCGTCCAGTCCGAGGGGCGGACAGTCTTCCTCTCCCCCGGCGACGGAGACGTGGCGGCCCTTCTCCGGTCTCTTTGGGGAGACGACCCCCCTCTGCGCCACCTCGACGTCTCCGTCGAATCCTTCCATGCCCTCGGGTGGTGGCAGCCGGCGCCGGGGCGGGGCAAATCCGACGTGACGGCCTTCGTCAACCGGCGGCGCGTCCAGGAGGGGCTTTTCCGGGCGGCATTGGCCTCGCCGGGAGGGGATATTTCGGGCCAGTGGCTCGTCTTTCTCGAGACGCCTCTCGACGAGGTCGATGTCAACATCCACCCGGCCAAGACGGAGGTGCGTTTCCGCAAAAGCGGCCCCGTCTTCGAGGTCCTGCGCCGCCTGGCCATGGCCTTTCTCGAACGTCCTCAGAGCTTTTCCCTCGACAGGAAAGGGCCTCCCGGGGCGCAGGAGAGGGGAGGGGAATCCCTTTTCAGTCGCGTCGCCCAACCTCGCCTCCTCCCTTTTCTTGCGACGGCTCCTACCCCGGCGTCCTCGACGGGATGCGACGCGCTGTCCACGCCGTCGTCGCCGACACCTCCGCGAGAGTCTTTCGGGGAGTCGCCCGTCCCGTCTGCGGGGGAGGAAGACGTCGCACCGACCGGAGAGCGCCGCTACCTCGGGCAACTTCAGTCGGGATACCTCCTCTTCGAAGTCGACGGCGACCTCTTCCTCGTCGATCCCCATGCCTCGCACGAGAGAATCCATTTCGAGCGATTCTCCGAGCGCGGACTCGGAGCCGGAGAGATTCAACCTCTGACGATGACGCTACCCCTGGCGCCTACCCTGGCTCAGCGCGTCGAGCCCTTTCTGGAGGCTCTCGAGACGCTGGGCTTCCGTTTCGAACGAGGGGAAGGAGGGCTGGCCCTGGCCGCCCTTCCGGCTCTTCCCGATCTCGCGGGGCTCGGCCCCGAAGAGCTCCTGCGGGGAACGGTCGCCTCCCTGGAGGAGCCCCGCGAGGAGGAACGCTTCTGGTCCGTCTGGCGTCGCTGGGCCACCTTGGCCTGCAAGGCCTCGGTGAAACTGACGACGGTTCTCGAACCCCTGGAGGCGGAGGCCCTCTGGGACGACCTATTCCGCTGCCGTCGTCCCTGGGCCTGTCCCCATGGTCGACCGACGACGCTGACCCTTTCGGCGCGGCAGATGGGGCGCCATTTCGGAAGGGAGTGA
- the mutS gene encoding DNA mismatch repair protein MutS, which translates to MRLPEGVKMTPMLRQYVQWKDRYPDCLLFFRMGDFFELFFDDARVASSVLDITLTARDGERQIPMAGVPHHAAEGYLARLIQAGYKVALCDQITEPDGKTLVERSVVRIVTPGTYVPEESGSDGGLAGLVVDGEWISLAFLQPATGCFEAVTLPLDEARGRVAAFAPKELLVPAGSREKALRALPDVAPGRFQERAREEFDVVSGERWLCRRLGVASLRAFGIEDGERATGPAAATLRYLEETQFGAALHVNRLSPLLRQAFLHLDATTQLNLELVDGEGPTLFSTLNRCRTASGRRFLRQAILNPLKDTAAIGQRQEHIGALVGDHPLRVRLQELLSRCRDVERSLGRLSLRVGSPRDAGALRETLLLWPELVSLCQGTSLEELTSEVPDLDGLKERLSTALAEDPPRFLRDGGVIRDGFDDELDRWRTLSREGDAGLEALAASERERTGIKSLKVGYNRVFGYYIEVSKVHLDRIPDDYVRKQTLVGAERFITDELKRFEEEMARAGAEIARLEESLYGRLLVDILAEGRSLQLLGEALARLDFEAALAEIAWEGRWVCPEIHDGYGLEIVKGRHPVVERALAEIPFTANDVILDSFGERIVLLTGPNMAGKSTYLRMAALLMILAQMGSFLPAERARLGVVDRIFTRIGARDELARGRSTFMVEMVETADILHNVTDRSLVVLDEIGRGTSTYDGMSIAWAVLEYLVQTEKRPKVLFATHFHELTQLADRYPEVVNWSMAVEEGGEGIVFLHQVVARPADRSYGIEVARLAGLPKSVIARAQELLDLFEGEELLIPRREEATPPGQLSLFTVAADGLVEEIAALDPDGLTPLQAMEKLYELRRRCREVRSSR; encoded by the coding sequence GTGAGACTCCCCGAGGGCGTCAAGATGACGCCCATGCTCCGACAGTACGTCCAGTGGAAAGACCGCTATCCCGACTGCCTGCTCTTCTTTCGCATGGGTGATTTTTTCGAGCTCTTTTTCGACGATGCCCGTGTCGCCTCGTCCGTCCTTGACATCACCCTGACGGCCCGCGACGGGGAGAGACAGATCCCCATGGCCGGCGTCCCCCACCACGCCGCCGAGGGGTATTTGGCGCGCCTCATTCAGGCCGGCTATAAAGTGGCCCTCTGCGACCAGATCACCGAGCCCGACGGCAAGACCCTTGTCGAAAGGAGCGTCGTCCGGATCGTGACGCCCGGCACCTATGTCCCGGAGGAGAGCGGCTCCGACGGGGGGCTGGCCGGCCTTGTCGTCGACGGCGAGTGGATCAGTCTGGCCTTCCTCCAGCCCGCCACGGGGTGTTTCGAGGCCGTCACCCTTCCTCTCGACGAGGCCCGGGGACGGGTGGCCGCCTTTGCCCCGAAGGAACTGCTCGTTCCGGCAGGAAGCCGAGAAAAAGCCCTCCGAGCCCTTCCCGACGTGGCTCCCGGCCGTTTCCAGGAGAGAGCTCGCGAGGAGTTCGACGTCGTCTCCGGCGAGCGCTGGCTCTGTCGTCGTCTGGGGGTGGCCAGTCTCCGCGCCTTCGGAATCGAAGACGGGGAGCGGGCGACAGGCCCTGCCGCGGCGACCCTGCGCTATCTGGAGGAGACCCAGTTCGGGGCGGCCCTTCACGTCAATCGCCTCAGCCCTCTGTTGCGCCAGGCCTTCCTCCATCTCGACGCGACGACACAGCTCAACCTGGAGCTGGTCGACGGCGAGGGACCCACGCTTTTTTCGACGCTCAATCGCTGCCGTACGGCTTCGGGCAGGCGATTCCTCCGCCAGGCCATCCTCAATCCGCTGAAAGACACGGCGGCCATCGGTCAACGGCAGGAACACATCGGAGCTCTCGTCGGCGATCACCCTCTCCGGGTCCGCCTTCAGGAACTGCTCTCGCGCTGTCGCGACGTCGAACGCTCTTTGGGACGCCTGAGCCTGCGCGTCGGGTCGCCCCGCGACGCGGGAGCTCTGAGGGAGACCCTCCTCCTCTGGCCCGAGCTGGTCTCGCTCTGTCAGGGGACTTCGCTCGAGGAGCTGACGTCGGAAGTCCCCGATCTCGACGGCCTTAAAGAGAGGCTTTCGACGGCTCTCGCCGAGGATCCGCCGCGCTTTCTGCGCGACGGCGGCGTCATCCGCGACGGCTTCGACGACGAACTCGACAGGTGGAGAACCCTCTCCCGGGAGGGCGATGCGGGCCTCGAGGCTCTGGCCGCCTCCGAACGGGAGAGGACGGGCATCAAAAGCCTCAAGGTGGGCTACAACAGGGTCTTCGGCTACTACATCGAGGTGAGCAAGGTCCACCTCGACAGGATTCCCGATGACTATGTCCGCAAGCAGACGCTCGTCGGCGCCGAGCGTTTCATCACCGACGAGCTGAAACGTTTCGAGGAGGAGATGGCCCGGGCCGGTGCGGAAATCGCCCGCCTCGAAGAGAGCCTTTACGGTCGGCTGCTCGTCGATATCCTCGCCGAGGGGCGTTCCCTTCAGCTTTTGGGAGAGGCTTTGGCCCGCCTCGACTTCGAGGCCGCGCTGGCCGAAATCGCCTGGGAGGGACGGTGGGTCTGTCCCGAGATTCACGACGGCTACGGGCTGGAGATCGTCAAAGGACGCCATCCCGTCGTCGAGCGGGCTCTTGCCGAGATCCCTTTCACGGCCAACGACGTGATCCTCGACAGTTTCGGCGAGCGCATCGTCCTGCTGACAGGACCCAATATGGCAGGAAAGTCGACCTACCTCCGCATGGCCGCCCTTCTGATGATCCTGGCCCAGATGGGAAGTTTCCTCCCCGCCGAAAGGGCCCGCCTCGGCGTGGTCGATCGGATCTTCACCCGTATCGGTGCCCGCGACGAGCTGGCTCGGGGAAGGAGCACCTTTATGGTCGAGATGGTCGAGACGGCCGACATCCTACACAACGTCACCGACAGGAGCCTTGTCGTTCTCGACGAGATCGGCCGGGGGACGTCGACTTACGACGGCATGAGCATCGCCTGGGCCGTTCTGGAATACCTCGTCCAGACGGAAAAGCGCCCGAAAGTCCTCTTCGCCACCCACTTCCACGAACTGACGCAGCTGGCCGACCGCTATCCCGAAGTGGTCAACTGGAGCATGGCCGTCGAGGAGGGGGGGGAGGGAATTGTCTTCCTCCATCAGGTCGTCGCCCGTCCCGCCGATCGCTCCTACGGCATCGAGGTGGCCCGTCTTGCCGGACTGCCCAAAAGCGTCATCGCACGGGCCCAGGAACTCCTCGACCTTTTCGAGGGAGAGGAACTCCTGATTCCCAGACGGGAAGAGGCGACCCCGCCAGGACAACTCTCTCTCTTTACCGTCGCCGCCGACGGGCTCGTCGAGGAGATCGCCGCCCTGGACCCCGATGGCCTGACGCCTCTTCAGGCTATGGAGAAGCTCTACGAGCTGCGTCGACGCTGTCGGGAGGTGAGGTCCTCGCGATGA
- the ruvX gene encoding Holliday junction resolvase RuvX, with protein sequence MIRYLGLDIGSVRIGVALSDPLGHFAQGIALLKASGDWVGETAALIDKWGVSVVVVGLPLRTGGEEGPEALRVRRKMEVLAERRPGLEIVFYDERFTTVIAERVLLEADLSRKKRRGKIDQTAAAVLLQGYLDGLRGAGQ encoded by the coding sequence ATGATCCGTTACCTGGGGCTCGACATCGGGTCGGTACGGATCGGCGTCGCCCTCAGCGATCCTCTGGGCCATTTCGCCCAGGGGATCGCCCTTCTCAAGGCCTCGGGCGACTGGGTCGGCGAGACGGCGGCGCTGATCGACAAATGGGGGGTCTCCGTCGTCGTCGTCGGCCTTCCCCTGAGAACCGGAGGGGAGGAGGGGCCGGAAGCCCTGCGGGTGCGCCGCAAGATGGAAGTCCTGGCCGAACGCCGCCCCGGCCTGGAGATCGTCTTTTACGACGAGCGCTTCACGACGGTCATCGCCGAGAGGGTTCTTCTCGAAGCCGATCTCTCCCGCAAAAAACGCAGAGGGAAGATCGATCAGACGGCGGCGGCCGTCCTCCTTCAGGGATATCTCGACGGCCTCAGAGGAGCGGGGCAGTGA
- the alaS gene encoding alanine--tRNA ligase — MQYRTGSELRELFLNFFESKGSRRLASFSLIPDDPTLLFTIAGMVPFKLYYLGLRTPESTRVATSQKCVRTNDIDNVGRTARHHTFFEMLGNFSWGDYFKAEAIPWAWEFLTEWVGLEPERLYVTIYRDDEEAHDQWINVGLPEERIIRFGEDENFWFMGPTGPCGPCSEILYDQGPEFACTSPDCAPGCSCDRYLEIWNLVFTQYDRQEDGRLLPLPKTNIDTGMGLERLTSVVQRVRTDFETDLFRPLIDGACSLAGIDYGASARGDMAVRVISDHLRAVAFMIADGILPSNEGQGYVLRRLLRRAVRYGRLIGIEEPFLLRLLPVLYDLMADPYRELTDNRSTIEQVIGLEERKFGRTLDQGLNLLESEIDALKEEGASSLSGQVAFDLYDTFGFPLELTEEVCLEEGVAVDVEGFKIQMAAQRERARAASKVAQAVVTGGVYDDLLRRFGETIFAGYVSDSEEARVLALVRDGVEIDEADVDQEVLVVLDRTPFYAEGGGPVGDRGRFESPSLRAQVLDTAYGAGKLIVHRVVVSQGILVKGAVVKAVVDEERRWAIRRHHTATHLLHEALCRVLGDHVRQAGSLVRPEALRFDFTHFEAMTEEQVAEVERIVNGEVLRNVPLRVTLTDMESARAMGAKALFDEKYGDVVRVVQIPGYSTELCGGVHVDGTGDIGLFKIVREEGIGSGLRRITAVAGLASLELFQRQSLRAAALAERLASDFDGAEAKVVELQEELRRLRKDLEAATLKASLADLDKFLASKVAIGPVSLVTALFSDLDVDLLRQVGDAMKSRVSSSLLLLASRSGDDLRLVAMADEAAVKAGAHAGKFIKELAASLGGSGGGRPNLAQAGVKTTVAPGSNVEPLLRESVAILRRQLGL, encoded by the coding sequence ATGCAGTACAGAACGGGATCGGAGCTTCGGGAGCTGTTCCTGAATTTCTTCGAATCCAAGGGGAGCCGCCGCTTGGCGAGTTTCTCTCTCATTCCCGACGATCCCACGCTGCTTTTCACCATCGCCGGGATGGTGCCCTTCAAACTCTACTATCTGGGACTGCGCACGCCCGAGTCGACACGGGTCGCGACGTCGCAGAAGTGCGTTCGCACCAACGACATCGACAACGTGGGGCGGACGGCGCGCCATCACACCTTTTTCGAGATGCTGGGAAATTTCAGCTGGGGGGACTACTTCAAGGCCGAGGCCATTCCCTGGGCCTGGGAGTTCCTCACGGAGTGGGTCGGCCTCGAACCTGAACGTCTCTACGTCACCATTTACCGGGACGACGAAGAGGCCCACGATCAGTGGATCAACGTGGGTCTTCCCGAAGAGCGGATCATCCGCTTCGGCGAGGACGAGAATTTCTGGTTCATGGGCCCCACCGGTCCCTGCGGTCCCTGTTCGGAGATCCTCTACGACCAGGGGCCGGAGTTCGCCTGCACTTCGCCCGACTGCGCTCCCGGCTGCAGCTGCGACCGCTACCTGGAGATCTGGAATCTTGTCTTCACCCAGTACGATCGTCAGGAGGACGGACGCCTCCTTCCCCTGCCCAAGACGAATATCGACACGGGCATGGGACTGGAGCGGCTCACCTCGGTGGTGCAGCGGGTGCGGACCGACTTCGAGACCGATCTCTTCCGTCCCCTCATCGACGGCGCCTGCTCCCTGGCGGGGATCGACTACGGCGCCTCGGCCCGGGGCGATATGGCCGTGCGCGTCATTTCCGATCATCTGAGGGCCGTGGCCTTCATGATCGCCGACGGGATTCTCCCCTCCAACGAGGGACAGGGTTATGTCCTGCGCCGTCTTCTTCGCCGTGCCGTCCGCTACGGCCGTCTCATCGGCATCGAGGAGCCTTTCCTTCTCCGTCTTTTGCCCGTCCTCTACGACCTGATGGCCGATCCCTACCGGGAACTGACGGACAATCGATCCACGATCGAACAGGTTATCGGTCTCGAGGAGCGCAAATTCGGTCGCACCCTCGACCAGGGGCTCAACCTGCTCGAAAGCGAGATCGATGCCCTCAAGGAAGAGGGAGCGTCCTCCCTTTCCGGCCAGGTTGCCTTCGACCTTTACGATACCTTCGGCTTTCCCCTGGAGCTGACGGAGGAGGTCTGCCTGGAAGAGGGTGTCGCCGTCGACGTCGAGGGCTTCAAAATTCAGATGGCGGCTCAGAGGGAACGGGCCCGGGCCGCGAGCAAGGTGGCCCAGGCCGTCGTGACGGGCGGCGTCTACGATGACCTTCTCCGGCGTTTCGGCGAGACGATCTTCGCGGGTTATGTCTCCGATTCCGAGGAGGCCCGGGTTCTGGCCCTGGTCCGCGACGGCGTCGAAATCGACGAGGCCGACGTCGACCAGGAGGTTCTCGTCGTCCTCGACAGGACGCCCTTCTACGCCGAAGGAGGCGGCCCCGTCGGCGACCGGGGACGGTTCGAGTCCCCCTCCCTGCGGGCCCAGGTTCTCGACACGGCCTACGGGGCGGGAAAGTTGATCGTTCACCGCGTCGTCGTCTCCCAGGGCATTCTCGTCAAGGGGGCGGTGGTGAAAGCCGTCGTCGACGAGGAGCGCCGCTGGGCCATCAGGCGCCATCATACGGCGACTCATCTCCTTCACGAGGCCCTTTGCCGCGTCCTGGGCGATCATGTCCGCCAGGCCGGATCTCTCGTCCGCCCCGAGGCCCTGCGTTTCGATTTCACTCACTTCGAGGCGATGACGGAGGAACAGGTCGCCGAGGTGGAGCGTATCGTCAACGGCGAGGTCCTCCGCAACGTTCCCCTGCGGGTGACTCTTACCGATATGGAGTCGGCCCGTGCCATGGGGGCCAAGGCCCTTTTCGACGAGAAATACGGCGACGTCGTCCGCGTCGTGCAGATTCCCGGCTACAGCACGGAACTTTGCGGCGGCGTCCACGTCGACGGCACGGGCGACATCGGCCTTTTCAAAATCGTCCGGGAAGAGGGGATCGGATCGGGGCTCCGACGCATCACGGCCGTGGCAGGCCTGGCCTCGCTGGAGCTCTTCCAGCGTCAGTCCCTTCGGGCCGCGGCCCTGGCCGAGCGTCTCGCCAGCGATTTCGACGGGGCGGAGGCCAAAGTCGTCGAGCTTCAGGAGGAGCTGCGCCGACTTCGCAAGGACCTTGAGGCCGCTACCCTGAAGGCCTCTCTGGCCGATCTCGACAAGTTCCTTGCCAGCAAGGTTGCCATCGGCCCCGTCTCCCTCGTGACGGCCCTTTTCTCCGATCTCGACGTGGATCTCCTGCGTCAGGTCGGCGACGCCATGAAATCGCGGGTTTCCTCCTCGCTCCTTCTGCTGGCCAGTCGCAGCGGCGATGACCTTCGCCTCGTCGCCATGGCCGACGAGGCGGCCGTCAAGGCCGGAGCTCACGCAGGAAAATTCATCAAAGAGCTGGCGGCTTCCCTCGGCGGCAGCGGCGGCGGCCGGCCCAATCTGGCTCAGGCCGGTGTGAAGACGACGGTGGCCCCAGGCTCCAACGTCGAACCTCTTTTGAGGGAGTCCGTGGCCATTCTCCGCCGACAATTGGGACTCTGA
- a CDS encoding amidohydrolase: MMDRGKGALLLRNVVLLDGSMEKARAADVAVEAGRITAIEEAGNLLASGEVFDGRGRIALLPGFVNAHSHSAMTLLRGLGEERPLMEWLKDRIWPVEARLDGDAAYWGTMLAVLEMASTGTTTFGDMYFFMDDVARAAEVSGMRCGLCRGLIGGDEAKLAEALALADVWHGREGRFSVQIGPHAPYTVDPVTLTRLGALAKERGLGLHLHWLETAWERDYFRTELKREPMELLEETGLLEVPRLLLAHGVWIDEVDFGALARDNVTVIHNPSSNMKLGSGIAPVTALRAAGVHVALGTDGAASNNRLDLWQEMRSASLLAKVSLLDPTVLTARQVLSMATVEGARALGFDDVGFIRRGWQADFTLVDLDRPHYTGWDRENLPLFLLYAGSSADVVATLVQGKWLYREGSFSCDEERIRSEALRCRRSLLS, encoded by the coding sequence ATGATGGACCGAGGCAAGGGAGCGCTTCTTCTGAGGAATGTCGTCCTTCTCGACGGCTCCATGGAGAAGGCCCGGGCGGCCGATGTGGCCGTCGAGGCCGGACGGATCACGGCGATCGAAGAGGCCGGCAACCTGCTCGCCTCGGGCGAGGTCTTCGACGGCAGAGGGCGGATCGCTCTCCTCCCGGGCTTTGTCAATGCCCACAGTCACAGTGCCATGACTCTCCTGCGCGGTCTCGGCGAGGAAAGGCCCCTCATGGAGTGGCTCAAGGATCGCATCTGGCCCGTCGAGGCCCGTCTCGACGGCGACGCCGCCTACTGGGGAACGATGCTGGCCGTTCTGGAGATGGCCTCCACGGGGACGACGACCTTCGGCGACATGTACTTTTTCATGGACGATGTGGCCCGCGCCGCTGAAGTTTCGGGAATGCGCTGCGGTCTCTGTCGCGGGCTCATCGGCGGCGACGAGGCCAAGCTGGCCGAAGCCCTCGCCCTGGCCGACGTCTGGCACGGTCGGGAGGGGCGTTTCTCCGTCCAGATCGGCCCTCACGCCCCCTATACGGTCGACCCTGTGACGTTGACGAGGCTGGGTGCCCTGGCGAAGGAGCGCGGTCTGGGGCTTCACCTTCATTGGCTCGAGACGGCCTGGGAGCGGGATTATTTCCGCACGGAACTGAAGCGGGAGCCCATGGAACTTCTGGAGGAGACGGGCCTTCTCGAGGTGCCTCGCCTCCTGCTGGCCCACGGAGTCTGGATCGACGAGGTCGATTTCGGGGCCTTGGCCAGGGATAACGTGACGGTCATCCACAATCCCAGCAGCAACATGAAACTCGGCAGCGGCATCGCCCCCGTGACGGCTCTGCGTGCCGCAGGCGTTCACGTTGCCCTCGGAACGGACGGTGCCGCCAGCAACAACCGTCTCGACCTCTGGCAGGAGATGCGCTCGGCCTCCCTTCTGGCCAAAGTCTCTCTCCTCGATCCGACGGTTCTGACGGCCCGTCAGGTCCTGTCGATGGCCACCGTGGAGGGGGCCCGGGCCCTTGGCTTCGACGACGTGGGGTTTATCCGCAGGGGATGGCAGGCCGATTTCACCCTCGTCGATCTCGATCGACCGCACTATACAGGTTGGGACAGGGAAAATCTCCCCCTGTTCCTCCTTTACGCCGGATCGTCGGCCGACGTCGTCGCCACGCTCGTCCAGGGAAAGTGGCTCTACCGCGAGGGGTCCTTCTCCTGCGACGAGGAAAGGATCCGTTCCGAGGCCCTTCGCTGCCGCAGATCTCTTCTGAGCTGA